Proteins from a genomic interval of Salinivibrio kushneri:
- the punR gene encoding DNA-binding transcriptional activator PunR, with amino-acid sequence MFSYQDFQVIDVVARRGSFSAAAEELHKVPSAVSYTVRQIEDKLAVTLFERLHRQVRLTAAGEYFVSQSREMIKNMEAIRQQTQRVANGWTQSVALALDNVVREDSVNTLVRDFYDAFPDVELLLTMEVFNGVWDALADDRADIAIGATAAVPVSGAFRYREMGTLRWRFVVSPSHPLVQCAQPLANDQLAPYPAICLEDTSRRLPRRTTWLLDNQRRLTVPNWHSAMQCFKAGLGIGVMPSHMAEDAIARGELVELALEEPLLSSPCCIAWRSDKESPPVRWLLDYLGDKEQLQYQWL; translated from the coding sequence ATGTTTTCTTACCAAGATTTTCAAGTGATTGACGTGGTTGCACGGCGAGGAAGTTTCTCCGCGGCGGCTGAAGAGCTGCACAAGGTACCGAGTGCGGTGAGCTACACGGTACGACAGATTGAAGACAAGCTGGCCGTCACCCTGTTTGAGCGGCTTCATCGTCAGGTTCGGTTGACCGCCGCGGGTGAGTACTTTGTCTCCCAGTCACGTGAGATGATTAAGAATATGGAAGCCATTCGCCAGCAAACCCAACGTGTTGCTAATGGTTGGACGCAAAGTGTCGCATTGGCACTGGATAACGTCGTAAGAGAGGATAGCGTCAATACCTTGGTACGTGACTTTTATGATGCGTTTCCTGATGTCGAGCTGTTACTGACCATGGAAGTATTCAATGGTGTGTGGGATGCGCTGGCGGATGATAGAGCCGATATTGCCATTGGTGCTACAGCTGCTGTGCCAGTGAGCGGCGCGTTTCGCTATCGAGAAATGGGCACCCTGCGTTGGCGATTTGTGGTGAGCCCATCGCATCCACTCGTCCAGTGTGCCCAGCCACTGGCTAATGATCAGCTCGCGCCGTATCCGGCGATATGTTTGGAAGATACTTCGCGCCGTTTGCCGCGTCGTACTACCTGGCTATTGGATAATCAGCGCCGTCTTACCGTCCCCAATTGGCACAGTGCCATGCAATGCTTTAAGGCCGGGCTGGGCATTGGTGTGATGCCTTCACACATGGCAGAAGACGCGATTGCGCGAGGAGAGTTGGTGGAGCTTGCCCTTGAAGAGCCGCTATTAAGTAGTCCGTGTTGTATTGCATGGCGCTCGGATAAAGAGTCGCCACCGGTGCGCTGGCTGCTCGACTACTTGGGCGATAAAGAGCAACTGCAGTACCAGTGGTTATAA
- a CDS encoding LysR substrate-binding domain-containing protein, whose product MKIKPLPPLNSLVAFEASARHLSFTLAAEELNVTQGAISRQIRQLEEYLGKAIFTRANRNIHLTATGLQYYQSISQALLDIAQITGEVRKWQGEHKITVATTNAMAALWLLPKVAEFQNSNDEIDIRILASDSVLDLRRLECDLALFYCRTPPADMHVTTLFSEEVFPVCSPAYLDKIGNPSEPENIFSNTLLYLEESQRDWVNWEQWFSSVGLPNIQPRNRMNINNYPMLLQAAMNGQGIALAWGSLVDDYLQRGALVRPVEHVLSTPSNFLMLQPMKRGVIPSTVKQFKQWLLEQLPNEIGDRGLV is encoded by the coding sequence ATGAAAATCAAACCGCTTCCGCCATTAAATAGCCTAGTTGCATTTGAAGCATCGGCACGACATTTGAGTTTTACGCTCGCAGCCGAGGAGTTGAATGTGACTCAAGGCGCAATTAGTCGACAAATTAGGCAATTAGAAGAGTACCTTGGTAAAGCGATTTTCACGCGTGCAAATCGCAACATTCATCTCACCGCAACGGGACTTCAATATTACCAATCGATCAGTCAAGCCTTGCTTGATATCGCGCAAATCACGGGAGAAGTGAGAAAGTGGCAGGGTGAACATAAGATAACAGTCGCAACGACCAATGCTATGGCTGCCTTATGGTTATTGCCCAAAGTTGCAGAATTCCAAAACTCGAACGATGAAATAGACATCCGTATACTTGCGTCAGACAGTGTGTTGGATTTACGTCGGTTGGAATGCGACCTTGCGTTATTTTACTGTCGAACTCCGCCGGCCGATATGCACGTCACAACCCTCTTTTCTGAAGAGGTCTTTCCCGTATGTAGCCCTGCTTATTTAGACAAAATTGGAAATCCGTCAGAACCTGAGAACATTTTTAGCAATACATTGCTTTACTTAGAAGAATCACAAAGAGACTGGGTGAATTGGGAGCAGTGGTTTTCGAGTGTTGGCCTACCTAATATCCAACCGCGCAACCGGATGAATATCAATAATTATCCTATGCTGTTACAAGCAGCCATGAATGGCCAAGGAATCGCTTTGGCATGGGGCTCGTTAGTGGATGATTACCTTCAGCGCGGTGCACTTGTGAGACCCGTTGAACATGTTCTTTCAACCCCTTCTAATTTTTTGATGTTGCAGCCGATGAAGCGAGGCGTTATTCCCTCGACAGTCAAGCAATTTAAACAATGGCTGCTTGAGCAGTTACCTAATGAAATTGGCGATCGTGGGCTCGTTTAA